In the genome of Palaemon carinicauda isolate YSFRI2023 chromosome 13, ASM3689809v2, whole genome shotgun sequence, one region contains:
- the LOC137651965 gene encoding uncharacterized protein, producing MRSLVWTFLCLLAVATVQGDPDPDPEPEAKTPYVYRPYVYRPYYPHRYFHYYGRYPYLPLKKADGKGVAVHPGGATSYIAPQIHGLGKRSADPEPSADPEPQPDAEPSHHYSYGYGHKHVYYPHHYGHKYGYYKHPYHHHISHYHPKHKRSADPEPSADPEPSADPEPQPDADPTADASPHYSYGYGHKHVYYPHHYGHKYGYYKHPYHHHISHYHPKHKRSADPEPSADPEPQPDADPTADPSPHYSYGYGHKHVYYPHHYGHKYGYYKHPYHHHISHYHPKHKRSADPEPFADPEPSADPEPQPDANPTADASPHYSYGYGHKHVYYPHHYGHKYGYYKRPYHHHISQYHPKHKRSADPEPSADPEPSADPEPSADPEPQPDANPTADASPHYSYGYGHKHVYYPHHYGHKYGYYKHPYHHHISQYHPKHKRSADPEPSAGPEPSADPEPQPDANPTADASPHYSYGYGHKHVYYPHHYGHKYGYYKHPYHHHISHYHPKHKRSADPEPSADPEPQPDADPSPHYSYGYGHKHVSYQHHYGHKYGYYKHPYHHHISSYHPRH from the exons ATGAGAAGTTTA GTGTGGACGTTCTTGTGCCTCTTGGCTGTGGCTACGGTACAGGGTGATCCTGACCCTGACCCAGAACCAGAGGCAAAGACCCCTTATGTCTATCGCCCTTATGTCTATCGCCCTTATTATCCTCACCGCTACTTCCACTATTATGGTCGCTATCCCTATCTACCTCTGAAGAAGGCTGATGGGAAAGGAGTCGCTGTGCATCCAGGGGGAGCTACCTCTTACATTGCTCCTCAGATCCATGGGTTAGGAAAGAGATCAGCCGATCCTGAACCTTCAGCTGATCCTGAACCACAGCCTGATGCAGAACCTTCTCATCATTACAGCTATGGCTATGGTCACAAACATGTTTACTACCCACACCATTACGGACACAAGTACGGATACTACAAACATCCTTATCATCACCACATCTCTCACTACCATCCCAAGCACAAAAGATCCGCTGATCCTGAACCTTCTGCGGATCCTGAACCTTCTGCTGATCCAGAACCACAGCCTGATGCCGATCCCACAGCAGATGCTTCTCCTcattatagctatggctatggtcaCAAACATGTTTACTACCCTCACCATTACGGACACAAGTACGGATACTACAAACATCCTTATCATCACCACATCTCTCACTATCATCCCAAGCACAAAagatctgctgatcctgaaccTTCTGCTGACCCAGAACCACAGCCTGATGCCGATCCCACAGCAGATCCTTCTCCAcattatagctatggctatggtcaCAAACatgtttactacccacaccactatgGACACAAGTACGGATACTACAAACATCCTTATCACCACCACATCTCTCACTATCATCCCAAGCACaagagatctgctgatcctgaaccTTTTGCTGATCCTGAACCTTCAGCTGATCCAGAACCACAGCCTGATGCCAATCCCACAGCAGATGCTTCTCCTcattatagctatggctatggtcaCAAACACGTTTACTATCCACACCACTATGGACACAAGTACGGATACTACAAACGTCCTTATCACCACCACATCTCTCAATATCATCCCAAGCACAAAagatctgctgatcctgaaccTTCTGCTGATCCTGAACCTTCTGCTGATCCTGAACCTTCAGCTGATCCAGAACCACAGCCTGATGCCAATCCCACAGCAGATGCTTCTCCTcattatagctatggctatggtcaCAAACATGTTTACTATCCACACCACTATGGACACAAGTACGGATACTACAAACATCCTTATCACCACCACATCTCTCAATATCATCCCAAGCACAAAagatctgctgatcctgaaccTTCTGCTGGTCCTGAACCTTCCGCTGATCCAGAACCACAGCCTGATGCCAATCCCACAGCAGATGCTTCTCCTcattatagctatggctatggtcaCAAACACGTTTACTATCCACACCACTATGGACACAAGTACGGATACTACAAACATCCTTACCACCACCACATCTCTCACTACCATCCCAAGCACaagagatctgctgatcctgaaccTTCTGCTGACCCAGAGCCACAGCCTGACGCTGATCCTTCTCCTcattatagctatggctatggtcaCAAACATGTTTCCTATCAGCACCACTACGGACACAAGTACGGATACTACAAACATCCGTATCATCACCATATCTCTTCCTATCATCCCAGGCACTAA
- the LOC137651966 gene encoding uncharacterized protein — MRSLVWTFLCLLAVATVQGDPDPDPEPEAKTPYVYRPYYPHRYFHHYGRYPYLPLKKADGKGVAVHPGGATSYIAPQIHGLGKRSADPEPSADPEPQPDAEPSPHYSYGYGHKHVYYPHHYGHKYGYYKHPYHHHISHYHPKHKRSADPEPSADPEPQPDADPTADPSPHYSYGYGHKHVYYPHHYGHKYGYYKHPYHHHISHYHPKHKRSADPEPSADPEPSADPQPQPDADPSTHYSYGYGHKHVYYPHHYGHKYGYYKHPYHHQISHYHPKHKRSADPEPSADPEPSADPQPQPDADPSTHYSYGYGHKHVYYPHHYGHKYGYYKHPYHHQISHYHPKHKRSADPEPSADPEPSADPQPQPDADPSTHYSYGYGHKHVYYPHHYGHKYGYYKHPYHHHISHYHPKHKRSADPEPSADPEPQPDANPTADASPRYSYGYGHKHVYYPHHYGHKYGYYKHPYHHHISHYHPKHKRSADPEPSADPSANPHYSYRHNGYRGYHYTYSYYG, encoded by the exons ATGAGAAGTTTA GTGTGGACGTTCTTGTGCCTCTTGGCTGTGGCTACGGTACAGGGAGATCCTGACCCTGACCCAGAACCAGAGGCGAAGACCCCTTATGTCTATCGCCCTTATTACCCTCACCGCTACTTCCACCATTATGGTCGCTATCCCTATCTACCTCTGAAGAAGGCTGATGGGAAAGGAGTCGCTGTGCATCCAGGGGGAGCTACCTCTTACATTGCTCCTCAGATCCATGGGTTAGGAAAGAGGTCAGCCGATCCTGAACCTTCTGCAGATCCTGAACCACAGCCTGATGCAGAACCTTCTCCTcattatagctatggctatggtcaCAAACATGTATACTACCCGCACCACTATGGACATAAGTACGGATACTACAAACATCCTTACCATCACCACATCTCTCACTATCATCCCAAGCACAAAagatctgctgatcctgaaccTTCTGCTGATCCAGAACCACAGCCTGATGCAGATCCCACAGCAGATCCTTCTCCCCATTACAGCTATGGCTATGGTCACAAACatgtttactacccacaccactatgGACACAAGTACGGATACTACAAACATCCTTATCATCACCACATCTCTCACTACCATCCCAAGCACAAGAGATCTGCTGATCCAGAACCTTCTGCTGATCCTGAACCTTCTGCTGACCCACAGCCACAGCCTGACGCAGATCCTTCTACTcattatagctatggctatggtcaCAAACATGTTTACTATCCACACCACTATGGACACAAGTACGGATACTACAAACATCCTTATCATCACCAAATCTCTCACTACCATCCCAAGCACAAGAGATCTGCTGATCCAGAACCTTCTGCTGATCCTGAACCTTCTGCTGACCCACAGCCACAGCCTGACGCAGATCCTTCTACTcattatagctatggctatggtcaCAAACATGTTTACTATCCACACCACTATGGACACAAGTACGGATACTACAAACATCCTTATCATCACCAAATCTCTCACTACCATCCCAAGCACAAGAGATCTGCTGATCCAGAACCTTCTGCTGATCCTGAACCTTCTGCTGACCCACAGCCACAGCCTGACGCAGATCCTTCTACTcattatagctatggctatggtcaCAAACATGTTTACTATCCACACCACTATGGACACAAATACGGATACTACAAACATCCTTATCACCATCACATCTCTCACTATCATCCCAAGCACAAAagatctgctgatcctgaaccTTCAGCTGATCCAGAACCACAGCCTGATGCCAATCCCACAGCAGATGCTTCTCCTcgttatagctatggctatggtcaCAAACACGTTTACTATCCACACCACTATGGACACAAATACGGATACTACAAACATCCTTATCATCACCACATCTCTCACTACCATCCCAAGCACAAGAGATCAGCTGATCCTGAACCTTCTGCTGACCCCAGTGCTAATCCTCACTACAGTTATCGACACAATGGATACAGAGGTTATCACTACACTTACAGTTACTACGGTTAA